In Pirellula sp. SH-Sr6A, the DNA window AAGAACCGATCCGACAGTCGGTTGCCTGGGATCTCGACACCGACGGGGATGACGATATTGTCGTGCTGAGCGCCAGTGGCCAATTGTCGTATTTGGAGAACAAAGAGGGCAACCGAAATCGTCGTATCGAAGTCATGATTCGGGCCGACGAGGATGGAAAGCAACGGCCGCGGGAACGCTGCAACATGCATGGTGTAGGAAGCTTGATCGAACTCAAATCCGGAGGAAGCTACCAATCAAGAATCGTGCGAGGAACCCGAACAACTTTCGGGTTGGGAGAAGCCAAGTCGGCAGATATCGTGCGCATTCTATGGACCAATGGAATTCCCAACAATGTGATCGGTATCGGCGAAAAAACCACGATCTTCGATCAACAGAACTTGGGAGGCTCGTGCCCCTACCTCTATACCTGGAATGGAGAGCGGTTCGAATTCTGCACCGATTGCTTGTGGGCAGCACCGATCGGTCTTCAGTTTGCGCAAGGAGTGGCGGCACCGACACGGGATTGGGAGTATCTCAAGATCGATGGCTCCCTGCTAAAACCCAAAGACGGGGAATATATCCTGCAATTAACGGAAGAGCTTTGGGAGGCAGCTTATTTCGATTCGGTTCAATTGATGGCCATCGACCATCCAGCCGACGTCGAGATCTACACCAACGAAAAGGTTGGTCCTGCCGAGTTGGCCGAATTCAAGATTCATGCTGTTCGCGAACGACGCGTTCCGCGCACCGTGGTGGATCAACAAGGAAGGGATTGGAAACCCACCATCCAAAAGCGAGACGGCCAGTACACGCGCAGTTGGACCGAAGGGGTGAATCAAGGATTGGTCGAGACCCATTCGTTGGAAATGGATCTCCATCATGACGATTGGAAAGGTCGCGGATTGACCCTCTATTTGACAGGCTGGGTGTTCCCCACTTCGACCTCGCTCAATGTCGGTATGACGGAGAATCCGAACAAACCGAAACTGAAGCCACCTGCGATCGAGGTCTTAAACGAAAAAGGTGAGTGGGTTGAAGTCATTCCGTATGCGGGATTCCCAGGGGGGAAGACCAAGACCATCGCGATCGATCTGTCCAATGCGTTTCTTACCGACGATCGTCGAGTCCGATTGGTCACCAACATGGAGCTTTGCTGGGATGAAATCTTCTTCAGCGTCGCAGACCAAGTTGGAGAGAATGAGCATCGACGAACGCCATTACCACTCCGATCCGCCGAACTCCATTACCGTGGTTTCTCCGCCCTCCTGCCCCAACCGGGAAATGCCCCGAAGCGTTACGCGTATGAGGAAGTCAGTACGGAGTCCATCTGGCCGCCGATGCTAGGGCGGTTCACGCGCTACGGCGAAGTGTCGGAGTTGGTGCGGGATCCCGATGATTTGCAAGTCGTCATGGGAGCGGGCGATGAAATGACGGTTCGATTCAATGCGCCGACAGGAGACCTTCCTGAAGGGTGGGTACGCGACTTCATCTTGTACAACGTCGGATGGGATAAAGATGCGGATTTGAACACGCTCCACGGTCAGAGCGTCGAGCCCCTTCCGTTCCGTGCAATGGAGCGATATCCCTACTCCCCCGAACAATCGTATCCCGATACCCCACGGCATCGGGAATTCCTGGAGAAATACCAGACCCGCCAGCAAGATTCCCGGCTATTTTGGGATCAGATACGGGACTCCACGAGTGCAAACTAGTGTCGTCACCCTGGAAGGACCGCGACAAATCGCTCGATCCACTTTCTATGGATCGAGTCGTTGTTTTCGAGTCTAATTGTCGGTTAATCTCCGTTAAGCTCCTATTGCGGTTCGCAAGACTCCTTACGAATCTTCTCTTCTGACAATCGGCGGGAAAGAACAAGTATGAATCAACCGAAAAAACGAAAGTACGTGCCGGCAATCGGTCCGCAGTTGAAGCGGTTGCTGTACGTGTTGTTTGCGATCCTTTCGTTGCTGGGAGCCAACTCCCTTTACTTGGCCACCATCACGTTTCTGGAATGGCAAAGCGGGCACACATATCAAAACCAGTTCTATCTCTACATGTTCCTTGGGCACGTCGTCCTAGGCATCATATTCCTCCTCCCCTTTTTGGCCTTCGGAATCATCCACCTCGTCACGGCCCGCAAGCGTAAGAACAAGCGCGCGATCCGGGTCGGTTATGCGCTCTTCGCCATCAGTCTCGTGGTCTTAGCCACGGGGCTTCTTTTGGTTCGGATCGGAGATGTATTTGATCTCAAGCATCCGGCGACGCGCTCCGTTGTCTATTGGTTGCACGTGCTGAGCCCGTTGGTTGCGATTTGGCTTTATTGGCTCCACCGATTGGTTGGGCAGAAGATCAAATGGAGGATCGGTGTTGCTTACGGTGCCGCCGCGGTTTCCTTTGTTGCGGTGATGGTTTCGATGCACGCGCAAGATCCCCGTGAATGGAACAAGGTCGGGTCGATCGAGGGGGTCAAGTATTTCGAACCATCTCTATCCCGCACATCCAACGGAGCATTTATTTCGGCCAAGGTGTTGGACAATGACGAATACTGCCTCTCCTGCCATGCCGACGCTTACAAACATTGGGAGCATAGCGCTCACCGTTTTAGTTCGTTCAACAACCCTCCCTATTTGGTTAGTGTCCGCGAGACCCGCGAAGTTTCGATGAAGCGGGATGGGAATGTCAAAGCCGCTCGATGGTGCGCGGGTTGCCATGATCCCGTTCCGTTCTTTAGCGGTGCGTTCGATGATCCTCATTTCGACGATGTGAATCACCCCACTTCGCAAGCTGGAATCACATGCACCGTTTGCCATGCGATCACCAACGTCAACACCACGCGAGGAAACGCAGACTACACGATCGAAGAACCTTTGCAGTATCCCTTCACGTTTACCGAAAACCCATTCCTGCAGTGGGTCAATCACCAGTTGATCAAAGCCAAACCGGAGTTTCACAAGAAGACCTTCTTGAAGGACTTTCACAAGTCATCCGAATTTTGTTCGACTTGCCACAAAGTTCACCTCCCTTACGCGTTGAACCACTACAAAGAATTCTTGCGAGGGCAGAATCATTACGACTCGTGGCTGCTAAGTGGTGTTTCAGGGCATGGAGTACGAAGCTTTTATTATCCGCCCAAAGCGGAGAAGGCCTGTGCGAATTGCCATATGGGACTCGTTGAGTCGAATGACTTTGGTGCGAAGGACTTCGCAGGGGAGGGAAAGCTGTCGATCCACGACCACACGTTTGCGTCCGGCAACTCGGGCCTTCCATTCATGCGCGGGTACTGGGACAAAGTCGAAGCGCAGCACAAGAAATTCCTCAATGGAGTCGTACGTGTCGATATCTTCGGGGTGAAAGAAGAAGGAAAGATCGACGGCAAGCTGCATGGTCCGATTCGACCTGAGATTCCTACGTTAAAGCGAGGGGAAAACTATCTCCTGGAATCGATCATCCGGACGTTGAAAGTAGGTCATGAATTCACGCAGGGGACCGTGGACTCGAACGAAGTATGGCTCGAAGTCACGCTGGAGAGTAACGGTACTATCTTCGGACAAAGCGGCGAACTGGATTCGAAGGGAGAAGTGAACCCTCGCTCCCACTTCGTCAATGTCTTTATGCTCGATCGACATGGCAATCGTATCAATCGCCGCAATCCGCAAGACATCTTCACCCCACTCTACAACCATCAAATCCCACCGGGAGCAGGACAAGTCGTCCATTACAGCTTCCAAGTGCCCGAGGATGTGCAAGGGCCGATCAAAGCGACGGTGAAACTGCAGTATCGCAAGTTCGATCACGAGTACATGGAAATCGTGCACAAGAGACTGGCTGAATCCACGAAACCGGAGAATCGAGAGCGTGACGCGGGAGTCAACGTATCGAATTCGGGATTGGATACCGAAGGAAACTACACCAATAACTTGCCGATCCTAACACTGGCTCAGGACACAGTCACCTTCCCTGTCGAGGGCTTGGAGCCTGTTTCGATGGAGCAAAAATCCGAGATCCTCGTTTGGCAACGCTGGAACGATTACGGCATCGGATTGTTCTTGGAGGGGAAAGCGGAATTGAAGCAAGCGGAGGATGCGTTCAAGGAAGTCGAGCAGCTTGGACGATTCGACGGCCCCGTGAATTTGGCGCGCGTTTACCTACGCGAGGGAAGAATCGATGAAGCGGCCGATGCCATCCGCCGAGCGGTCGCCTTCGAGGACCCCAAAGCACCGGAATGGACGATCGCTTGGTTCAGCGGTTTGATCAATCGCGAGCAAGGACGATTGGTTGAAGCGGAAGCCAACTTCCGAGCGATCGTCGATCAGACGACCGAGGAACGGAAGTCGCGTGGTTTCGATTTCAGCAAAGACATTGAAGCGTTGAACGTGCTGGGACGGACGCTTTTCGATCGCGCCGAGCAATTGCGATCGGAATCCGAGGAACCAAATCGCAAGGCGATGCTTCATGACGCTGCTAAGCAATTTCTACGAACCCTTGTCATCGATTCGGAAAACGTAAACGCCCATTACAATCTGGGTTTGATTTATGCACAGCTCGGGAACAAAGATCTGGAACGCAAACATAAAGATTTGCATCTTCGCTTCAAACCCGATGACAACGCGCAGGGAATTGCAGTCGGTTTGGCTCGAGAAAAATATCCTGCCGCCAACGAAGCAGCAGAGTCCCTGGTGATTTACCCATTGCAAAAAGAGTCTGAGTGATCCGTAATGGCTTCGTCGAATAGCAATAATGAGTTGGAGAATCAGGAATCGGAGCAGGACGACGCTGTAATCGCGAGGGCCTTCAAAGGCTCCGCAATCGTCTTCGCAGTGCTCGGACTCATTGGGGGTGGTGCTTATTACTACCTTTCCCAAAAACCCAAACTCAAGGAAGAGATCGTTCAAGAAACATCCCTCCCCGATCGGCGAGAAATGCCCAAAGTCACGGTTCCTAATGTGCCATGGACGGATATCACCGAAGCTAGTCAACTAGCGGGGTTCGAGCATATCAGCGGCGCGACCGGTGAGAAGCTCTTGCCCGAAACGATGGGAAGCGGTTGCGCGTTCTTCGACTACGATTCCGATGGCGACCAAGATATTTTGTTGATCAACTCCTGCGCTTGGCCCCAGGATAAAAAACCAGACTCCCCCCCAGCCACCTTGAAGCTGTTTGCAAACGATGGAAAAGGGGTATTCACCGATGTCACTTCTGGCTCTGGATTGGAGGTCGAAGTCTACGGCATGGGCTGCGCGATGGGAGATTTCAACAATGACGGTCGAGTCGATTTGTTCCTCTCTTGCCTCGGTAAAGATCTGTTGTTTCGAAACGACGGCTCGAAGTTCACGGATGTCACCGAATCAGCGGGAGTAGGTGGCGAGCCAAATGCGTGGAGCGTCTCCAGCGGGTGGTTTGACTACGATAAAGACGGTGATCTCGATCTCCTGGTCACCCACTACGTGCAGTGGAGTCGCGAATCGGATCTGGCTCAAGAGTTCCGATTGGTAGGCGGTTCGGAACGAGCCTACGGCCGTCCCCAACCGTTCGGCGGTACATTCCCCTCCCTCTTCCAGAACAATGGCGACGGAACCTTCCGGGATGTATCGAAGGAAGCAGGTCTACATGTTCTCAATCCCTCGACCCAAGTTCCGATGGCCAAGTCGCTAGGGTTGGTGTTTGAAGACTTCGACGCCGACGGAAATTTGGACTTCATCGTCGCCAATGACACCGTCCAGAACTTTCTCATGCACAACACTGGGAATGGGAAGTTCGAAGAGATCGGTGCGTTAGCAGGTGTCGCCTTCGACGCCTCGGGTGCCGCGCGCGGTGCAATGGGAATCGATGCAGCGGCGTTTCGAAACGATGCTTCGATCGGCGTGGCTATTGGCAATTTTGCGAACGAGATGTCCGCCCTGTACGTCTCACGCTCTCGGAATCTCCAATTCTATGATGCTGCGGTTGCCAATGGTTTTGGACCTGCGACCCGTTTAGAGCTCACCTTTGGAGTTCTGTTTTTCGATTTTGATCTCGATGGCCGACTCGATATTTTCCAAGCCAACGGACACTTGGAAGAGGATATCGCACGCGTTCAAGCTAGCCAGCACTACGAGCAGCCTCCCCAGCTGTTTTGGAATGCAGGAGCTCAATTCAGCACGGAGTTCATCAAGTGCCGTGAAAGCGAAACCGGTCCCGACCTCCACAAGCCAATGGTAGGACGCGGCGCTGCCTATGCCGATATCGATGGCGACGGTGACCTCGATGTTCTCGTATCAAGTTGTGGTCAAAAAGCGAGACTGCTCCGAAACGATCAAAAGGTAGGAAATCATTGGCTCCGCGTGAAGCTCGTGGGTAAGAAATCCAATCGAGATGGAATCGGAGCCACCGTGGAAATTCGAATGGGAGATGAACGACAAATGCGTCGCGTCAGTCCTACCCGAAGCTACCTATCGCAAGTCGAGTTGCCTGTGACATTCGGATTGGGAGCCAAGACGGATATCGATCGGCTTACCGTCACTTGGCCTGACGGCTCGGTCCAAGAGTTACTTCGACCAGCCATCGACCAACTACTGACTATCGAACAAAACGTCCCTTAAACCTCCCCAACCTATCCTACCCCAATAAGCCCCACTCCCCGCCCATACCATCAAGCCGCGAAGACAGTCCTGGCCCCCTCTTCAGGGGTCCCCCTCAGTTGCAAGCCCCCCATCCCGGCGTGCCTTCCATCCCATTCCCCCATCCCTGGGTGCCTCTCATCCCCTATCCCAGGGTTCCTTCCATTTTCTCCCAAAAACTGTAAGTGCCTCCCAACGCTGGTAATGATTTACGAAGATTGCAATAAGTCTTGATGCGGCAAAGGCTTCTGGCTTGAATCGAGCAAAAATTTGTGGGAGCAAAAATTTGTGGGTGTCTCCTATTCAACTCCCCCTCAAAAGGTGGGTGCCTCTTATTGACGCTCAAAAGGTGGGTGCCTCTTATTGACGTGTTGCGTCTTGGCGCCATTGCGAGAAAACTCCCCCATGGCCTTGGTTAGATGGGTGTCCCAATCTCCGATCGCGACTTTGCGCCGTCGCGCGAAACCTCCCTCCAAAAGGTGGGTGCCTGCTATCAAAAATGTGGGTGCCCCCTATTCCCTATGATTTACGAAGATTGCAATAAGTCTTGATGCGGCAAAGGCTTCTGGCTTGAATCGAGCAAAAATTTGTGGGTGTCTCCTATTCAACTCCCCCTCAAAAGGTGGGTGCCTCTTATTGACGTGTTGCGTCTTGGCGCCATTGCGAGAAAACTCCCCCATGGCCTTGGTTAGATGGGTGTCCCAATCTCCGATCGCGACTTTGCGCCGTCGCGCGAAACCTCCCTCCAAAAGGTGGGTGCCTGCTATCAAAAATGTGGGTGCCCCCTATTCCCTTTTTGACGCATGCGTTTCTTGCGTGGATAAGTGCGGCTGTTCTTTTCGCTTTGCCGGGACGACTCGTCAGCTAGAACACACAAAGACAGTTGCCTCAAAAATTACCAAAAATTACGGGTGCCTCTTATTCCCTCCCCAATTAGGTGGGCGCCTCATATTTCCCACTCTCATTAAGTGGGTGCCCCCAATCCCCGCCCCTCCCCTTTTGCGTCTTGGCGCCTTCGCGAGAAACCTTCCCCCCCATTAGGTGGGTGCCTTCTATTTACCCCTCTCCAAAAAGTTCACCTATTTGGTTGCATCCCTTCCTTCAATCCCATAAGGTGATGGGATCTACACCCCGAACTTCTTGGAGAAATCCACCATGTCCAGCACGCTCCGCTGTGAGCAGTTCGTCAGCGACGAAATCTGCCTTGTTCATTGCTACCATCGCTGTGTCCGTCGCGCCTTCCTCACAGGCATCGATGAGCTCACCCAGAAAGACTACACCCACCGCAGAGAATGGATTCGCCAGCGCCTGGAGTCCCTGGCCTCTGTCTTCGGTATCGACGTTCTCCAATATTCCGTCCTATCCAATCACCTCCATGTCATCCTCCGCAATCGCCCCGATGTCGTGAAGACTTGGTCCGACGTAGAAGTCGCCACCCGCTGGCTAAGACTCTTTCCAGGCACCCGAATCCTCGATGTCTTGGCCGAGCCCAACGAGGAGGATGTCCGAAGCGCTGTAGCCAATCCCGAGAAGATCCAAGAGTATCGCAGCCGACTCTCCGATATCTCTTGGTTCATGCGTTCTCTCGCAGAAGTCATCGCCAGGCGAGCCAATGCAGAAGATGAATGCAGTGGCTGCTTCTGGGATGGCCGATTCAAAGCGAAGCGGCTTCTCGATGAAGCGGGTTTGCTGGCCTGCGCCATGTATGTGGATCTCAATGTCTTGCGCGCGAACCTGGCCGCAACAATCGAACTCTCGATGCACACGTCGGTGTTCGATCGAATCGAGGCTGCCAAGGGAGCGATGATCGAATCCTCGGCTCTGGATCGTATTCCCTTGTCCCGGGAGGAATCGATCGCGAGGAGGACCAAGATGACGCTCGAGGAGCAGAAGAAGGCTCGTAAGCAGACTGGCCCCCGTCCACTGGTCCCCCGAGACGCCTGGTTGGCCCCTTTGACGCTCGACCCCGAAGTGGACGCGTTTGATCCGCAGGCCAGCACCAATGGTCTGCGCGCCAGCAACCGAGGGTTCTTGACGATGAACCTGGAGGACTATGTGAAGTTGTTGCAATGGACAGCTAAGCAGCAGGATCATCCGCCAGGGAGCGTGTGTCCGGTTCCTGAATCCTTAGAGCCCTTGTTTACCGGCTTGGGAGTGGAACCGAGCATGTGGTGCGACTTGGTGTGGAACTACACGAAGTACTTTGGGACAAGCCGTTGTAGTGGGAATCCCAAGGCGATGATCGCCGACGCGGAGCGGACCCACAAACGCTGGAGTCGCGGCCAGCGCCAAGCTGCCGCTTGCTTCGCCTAGCGGGGAGCGATTCGCGACAACTGGCGACCGGCAAGTAGCAAGTGGCTCCGCTAGCTCCGGTTCCCCACCTTGGAGCCTGAGCCAGAACGTCCGCTCTCCAGTCTCCCTCTCTCCCATCTCCCTCTCTTCGCCCTCCTGCATTCTCGGGTCCGGCTCGCCGCTGCGCCCATCCGAGCCCAATCCCTCTAAATTCCAGCCCCCCAGGCCACTTCCGCCCCCAACTCCACCCCAAACCCTGTCCCCCCTCCGTCCCCGCCCCCTCCAAAAGATGGGTGCCTGCTATCAAAAGGTGGGTGCCTGCTATTTGAGGAACGATTGAAAAGATGGGTGCCTGTTATCGGGAATGTTTCGTTGCGTCTTGGCGCCTTTGCGAGAAACCTCCCCTCCCCCCAAAAGGTGGGTGCCTGCTATCGGGAATGCGCTATTGAACGAGAAGGTGGGGGCCTCTTAGTGCAATCGGGACTCCCCCCAAAAGGTGGGTGCCTGCTATCGGGAATGCCTGCTATCGGGAATGCGCTATTGAACGAGAAGGTGGGGGCCTCTTAGTGCACGGTGGGGGCTTCGTAGTGAACGGCATGAGTTAGCGGGCATGCGAAACGGTGCGGAGTTGCGTCAAAAGGCCAATGCTATCACGGCCCTAACAGGGACGTGCTACAGGAAGGAAAGCATATGAACGTTGAAAACCACCTACTTCACTGGCACGCGACTTGCCACCTTGAAAACCACCTAATTCACTGGCATGCGACTTGCCACCCCTGCCATGTGGCGTGCCATCTCACCTTTTTTGAATTGATAGGAAACCTTCTCTGTGGGTGACCAGCGGACTACGAGCGAGTTTTCTTGCTTGTCCACGACATCTATCAAGATCTTGTTGACAATCCATAGCTCGGGATTCTCTGGATCCAGCTTGGGTGGCGTTACTTCAAAATGGAGCCAAAGCCAACCTTTCTCTGTTTCTTTCCCAACCCACTTCATGCGAGAAACGGGTGTTTTGGCATCTTGGGTCTCGATACGCTCCTTGGCATCGGTGAGTCTCGAATCCTTAGGTAAGGCGAGGAAGTAAAACTCCCCTTGCAAGAACTCTGGAATCGTTTTCTCGAACTCCGGATCCTCAGCGCTACAGCCCTTCTGCAACTCCACTAGCTGGCTGTCCGACAGGGGCTGCTTGACGCTCGCAAGCCGCCATTGTTTCATGGCCCGCTCCAAATCCTGAGGGTGGAGCCGCAACGATACTTCCCAAACTTTCGATTCGGAGTTCCATGCCATCTGTCCCACACAGATATGATATGGATGGGCGACAGCTTGATCGTCACCTATTAAGCATGCGAGGCCTATCATCATCATGGATAGAATCCAACGACGCGTGCCCCCACCCCTTTGGTGCCATTCGATCACTTGTCGGCTCCTACTGCAGCTGCTTCTTTCTTTTTCTTCTTCTTTCGCTCTTCCCTTAGCTCTTTCTTTTTCGTCCTAGCAGCCTCGTCGTCGCTCTTCGCAGTCGGCTCTCGTTTCTCTGCGTCCGTTTTATCGATAGCAGGCGAGGCATCTGTTTTCACCTCAGGCTTCTTAGGCGCATCTTCGGCCTCTTTCGCTGCAGACTTGGCTTGCTCCGCTTTGGCTTTAGCTTCGTCTAACCGCTTCGCCCGTTGCATTGGATTTTCTTCGCCGCCCGTTGCACCTCCACGCCCGACTCGTCCTCCTTTGAAAAGTTGGAATCGGGTCGGTTCGAAACGCTCGGGGAAGTAATTGTTGGAACGATTGATATCTGCGGTCTCGCGGTAAGGATCCAATTCGATTTCCTTAATTGCCTTCTCCGCGACGAAGAATGTGTCGCATTGCAAATTATTCACACGCCAGATCTCGGCAGGAATGCGAATCTCCTTGGTAGTGTCGTCCGTGTAGGTCACGAGGAGGATGACTGGCATGATCAAACCACCCTCGTTCTTCAACACGACGCGGCAGTAGCGATCGGTGCTTTCAAAGATCGCTCGCTCCTTTTCGTTCAGTTCCGACTTGAACTTCTCAAAAGCTTTGCGCTGCTCGTCGGTTACTTCGTTGGGGTCGTAGGTGTTATAAAAATCCTTGAGCTCAGGAAATTCATCGACTCGGCGATTCATCCCTTCGTTTCGTTGCTCGGAGAGCGACTTGCGGCGACTCTCCTTTTTCTTTTTAGCAAGCTCCGCGTTCTCGTCAGGGGATTTGGTGTCGAGTTCAAAAATCTCCACTTTGTCCATTGCAATATCGCAGTGATCGGTGGTGTAGAACCAGCCTCGCCAAAACCAATCCAGGTCAACACCGGACGCATCCTCCATGGTCCGGAAGAAGTCTGCTGGCATCGGTCGCTTGAATTTCCAGCGGACCGAGTACTCGCGAAATGCAAAATCAAATAACTCTCGCCCCAAAACTGTTTCTCTCAATACGTTGAGAGCTGTGGCAGGCTTGGTATAGGCGTTGGGTCCAAACTGCATAATCGAATCGCTATTGGTCATGATCGGAACTTGTTCTGTGCTCTGCATATAGGGCACAATGAATTCGGGTTCCCCTCGCTGCGACGGATACTTGTCCTCCCACTCTTGCTCTGCGAGATATTGCAGGAAGGTGTTAATCCCCTCGTCCATCCACGACCATTGGCGTTCATCGCTATTTACAATCATTGGAAAATAGTTGTGTCCGACTTCATGGATGACGACCGAAATCAATCCGTATTTGGTAGCCGATGAGTAGGTTCCGTCTTCGCGCGGACGAGGTCCATTGAAGCAAATCATGGGGTATTCCATTCCCCCGATGGGTCCATTGACGCTGATGG includes these proteins:
- a CDS encoding DUF6702 family protein, which codes for MMMIGLACLIGDDQAVAHPYHICVGQMAWNSESKVWEVSLRLHPQDLERAMKQWRLASVKQPLSDSQLVELQKGCSAEDPEFEKTIPEFLQGEFYFLALPKDSRLTDAKERIETQDAKTPVSRMKWVGKETEKGWLWLHFEVTPPKLDPENPELWIVNKILIDVVDKQENSLVVRWSPTEKVSYQFKKGEMARHMAGVASRMPVN
- a CDS encoding M1 family metallopeptidase — its product is MNIYSKILCCFVVGWLALSGSTLWAQPFANKKYGQEDKFRQLEEILPTPNSYRAATGEPGPDYWQQKVDYNIDVTLDDEKQTIYGLESIRYHNQSPHVLKYLWLQLDPNIFKPDSDANKTRSGRFGGAQGRVSTGEIEAIKLRQSFEGGCNIETVTDMQGNTIPHKVVDTMMRIDLKSPLPSGEVFQFKVKWNYKINNARLLGGRAGYEYFEKDGNYLYEIAQWFPRLAAFTDVNGWQHKQYLGQGEFTLEFGDYIVRITAPADHIVASTGVLQNANEVLTEEQRNRLEQAKKSPKPVFIVTPEEAKENEKDKSKETKTWVYHAENVRDFAFATSRKFIWDAQGHNVNGNETLAMSYYPNEGEPLWSKYSTHAIIHTLNVYSRYSFDYPYPIAISVNGPIGGMEYPMICFNGPRPREDGTYSSATKYGLISVVIHEVGHNYFPMIVNSDERQWSWMDEGINTFLQYLAEQEWEDKYPSQRGEPEFIVPYMQSTEQVPIMTNSDSIMQFGPNAYTKPATALNVLRETVLGRELFDFAFREYSVRWKFKRPMPADFFRTMEDASGVDLDWFWRGWFYTTDHCDIAMDKVEIFELDTKSPDENAELAKKKKESRRKSLSEQRNEGMNRRVDEFPELKDFYNTYDPNEVTDEQRKAFEKFKSELNEKERAIFESTDRYCRVVLKNEGGLIMPVILLVTYTDDTTKEIRIPAEIWRVNNLQCDTFFVAEKAIKEIELDPYRETADINRSNNYFPERFEPTRFQLFKGGRVGRGGATGGEENPMQRAKRLDEAKAKAEQAKSAAKEAEDAPKKPEVKTDASPAIDKTDAEKREPTAKSDDEAARTKKKELREERKKKKKKEAAAVGADK
- a CDS encoding CRTAC1 family protein — encoded protein: MASSNSNNELENQESEQDDAVIARAFKGSAIVFAVLGLIGGGAYYYLSQKPKLKEEIVQETSLPDRREMPKVTVPNVPWTDITEASQLAGFEHISGATGEKLLPETMGSGCAFFDYDSDGDQDILLINSCAWPQDKKPDSPPATLKLFANDGKGVFTDVTSGSGLEVEVYGMGCAMGDFNNDGRVDLFLSCLGKDLLFRNDGSKFTDVTESAGVGGEPNAWSVSSGWFDYDKDGDLDLLVTHYVQWSRESDLAQEFRLVGGSERAYGRPQPFGGTFPSLFQNNGDGTFRDVSKEAGLHVLNPSTQVPMAKSLGLVFEDFDADGNLDFIVANDTVQNFLMHNTGNGKFEEIGALAGVAFDASGAARGAMGIDAAAFRNDASIGVAIGNFANEMSALYVSRSRNLQFYDAAVANGFGPATRLELTFGVLFFDFDLDGRLDIFQANGHLEEDIARVQASQHYEQPPQLFWNAGAQFSTEFIKCRESETGPDLHKPMVGRGAAYADIDGDGDLDVLVSSCGQKARLLRNDQKVGNHWLRVKLVGKKSNRDGIGATVEIRMGDERQMRRVSPTRSYLSQVELPVTFGLGAKTDIDRLTVTWPDGSVQELLRPAIDQLLTIEQNVP
- a CDS encoding tetratricopeptide repeat protein — translated: MNQPKKRKYVPAIGPQLKRLLYVLFAILSLLGANSLYLATITFLEWQSGHTYQNQFYLYMFLGHVVLGIIFLLPFLAFGIIHLVTARKRKNKRAIRVGYALFAISLVVLATGLLLVRIGDVFDLKHPATRSVVYWLHVLSPLVAIWLYWLHRLVGQKIKWRIGVAYGAAAVSFVAVMVSMHAQDPREWNKVGSIEGVKYFEPSLSRTSNGAFISAKVLDNDEYCLSCHADAYKHWEHSAHRFSSFNNPPYLVSVRETREVSMKRDGNVKAARWCAGCHDPVPFFSGAFDDPHFDDVNHPTSQAGITCTVCHAITNVNTTRGNADYTIEEPLQYPFTFTENPFLQWVNHQLIKAKPEFHKKTFLKDFHKSSEFCSTCHKVHLPYALNHYKEFLRGQNHYDSWLLSGVSGHGVRSFYYPPKAEKACANCHMGLVESNDFGAKDFAGEGKLSIHDHTFASGNSGLPFMRGYWDKVEAQHKKFLNGVVRVDIFGVKEEGKIDGKLHGPIRPEIPTLKRGENYLLESIIRTLKVGHEFTQGTVDSNEVWLEVTLESNGTIFGQSGELDSKGEVNPRSHFVNVFMLDRHGNRINRRNPQDIFTPLYNHQIPPGAGQVVHYSFQVPEDVQGPIKATVKLQYRKFDHEYMEIVHKRLAESTKPENRERDAGVNVSNSGLDTEGNYTNNLPILTLAQDTVTFPVEGLEPVSMEQKSEILVWQRWNDYGIGLFLEGKAELKQAEDAFKEVEQLGRFDGPVNLARVYLREGRIDEAADAIRRAVAFEDPKAPEWTIAWFSGLINREQGRLVEAEANFRAIVDQTTEERKSRGFDFSKDIEALNVLGRTLFDRAEQLRSESEEPNRKAMLHDAAKQFLRTLVIDSENVNAHYNLGLIYAQLGNKDLERKHKDLHLRFKPDDNAQGIAVGLAREKYPAANEAAESLVIYPLQKESE